One segment of Candidatus Babeliales bacterium DNA contains the following:
- a CDS encoding metal ABC transporter permease, which translates to MDIIQIQIIIIACLVSIVSVIPGIFLILRGVALMSDAISHAILLGIVVMFLIVQKLESPLLIIGACGAGVLTVACIEMLISIRCLKKDAAIGIVFPLFFSVGVILVSRYARNVHLDTDMILLGEIAFAPFNKLVINDIDLGPYAIWLLGIILLINLSFLICFYKELSITTFDPDFAYVLGFSPTLVYYLLMTMTSITTVGAFDVVGSIVVVALMITPAATAYLLTNCLSHMIYLSIIFAIMSAIIGYGFAYLIDVSIAGAIATITGIIFLIALLFAPEKGVISSLLNHRKKRFMIAKDLIGIYLLKNKKTSMQQLCEIYNWSIEFVKKLLDEMKHMHLIKQKNNFLYLTDRGIDYSRAILLTLKRRN; encoded by the coding sequence ATGGATATAATACAAATTCAAATCATTATTATTGCTTGCCTGGTTTCTATTGTTTCAGTGATTCCTGGAATATTTTTGATATTGCGTGGTGTGGCGCTTATGAGTGATGCTATTAGTCATGCAATTTTATTGGGTATTGTAGTTATGTTCTTAATAGTGCAAAAATTAGAATCACCATTATTAATCATTGGCGCCTGTGGTGCCGGTGTATTAACGGTAGCTTGTATAGAAATGTTAATTAGCATTCGTTGTCTTAAAAAAGATGCTGCAATTGGCATTGTTTTCCCTCTTTTTTTTTCAGTAGGGGTAATTTTAGTAAGTAGGTATGCGCGCAATGTTCATCTGGATACTGACATGATTCTATTAGGAGAAATAGCTTTTGCACCATTTAATAAATTAGTAATTAATGATATTGATTTGGGACCATATGCGATATGGCTTTTGGGAATAATTTTATTAATAAATCTAAGTTTTCTTATTTGTTTTTACAAAGAATTATCGATAACTACTTTTGATCCTGATTTTGCATATGTTTTAGGATTTTCTCCTACATTGGTTTATTATTTATTAATGACTATGACGAGTATAACAACGGTAGGAGCTTTTGATGTGGTTGGCTCGATTGTGGTGGTGGCATTAATGATTACACCGGCAGCAACTGCTTATTTATTAACTAATTGTTTATCGCATATGATTTACCTCAGTATAATTTTTGCAATAATGAGTGCGATAATTGGTTATGGCTTTGCTTACTTGATTGATGTTTCCATTGCTGGTGCGATTGCGACAATTACCGGAATTATTTTTTTAATTGCCTTATTGTTTGCACCGGAAAAGGGAGTAATATCTTCTTTGCTAAATCATCGTAAAAAACGTTTTATGATAGCTAAAGATTTAATTGGTATATATTTATTAAAAAACAAAAAAACATCTATGCAGCAATTATGTGAAATTTATAATTGGTCAATTGAATTTGTAAAAAAATTATTAGATGAAATGAAGCATATGCATTTAATAAAACAGAAAAATAATTTTTTATATTTGACTGATAGAGGAATTGATTATAGTCGTGCAATATTATTAACATTAAAAAGAAGAAATTGA
- a CDS encoding nucleoside deaminase, with product MLETKDYYFMNQALIQAQKAFKEDEVPVGAIVVDIEGKIIGRGYNQVEKKHQQLAHAEVNAIAQACKKRGDWRLDGCWLYVTLEPCMMCMGLIRLSRLQGVVFGTKSKLFGYQLDKEGQISLYNKDIEIKEGILAQEAADILKQFFKQKRKIE from the coding sequence ATGCTCGAAACAAAAGATTATTATTTTATGAACCAAGCGCTTATTCAAGCGCAAAAAGCATTTAAAGAAGATGAGGTGCCTGTCGGCGCAATAGTCGTTGATATTGAAGGAAAAATTATTGGTCGTGGTTACAATCAAGTAGAAAAAAAACATCAACAACTTGCACATGCCGAGGTCAATGCAATTGCACAAGCTTGCAAAAAAAGAGGCGATTGGCGTTTAGATGGTTGTTGGCTTTATGTTACGCTGGAGCCATGTATGATGTGTATGGGGCTTATTCGATTAAGCAGGCTGCAAGGAGTAGTTTTTGGAACAAAGTCGAAGCTTTTTGGATACCAGCTTGACAAGGAAGGGCAGATTTCGCTATACAATAAAGACATTGAAATCAAAGAAGGAATATTAGCGCAAGAAGCGGCTGATATTTTAAAACAATTTTTTAAACAAAAAAGGAAAATAGAGTGA
- a CDS encoding TraR/DksA C4-type zinc finger protein produces MTEVKKNGDHNKQIESIKRKLLERKSELEQQLADLYQKQEQPDTVQDPGDQAQSLSLETLKISLQDTELDEYNRIRQALKMIEQGTYGICIDCDQPISEKRLKLYPNATRCLVCQEILEERRHEVL; encoded by the coding sequence GTGACTGAAGTAAAAAAAAATGGTGATCATAATAAGCAGATTGAATCGATAAAAAGAAAATTGCTGGAACGAAAAAGTGAGCTGGAACAGCAATTAGCAGATCTCTACCAAAAACAGGAGCAACCTGATACGGTACAAGATCCTGGCGATCAAGCGCAATCCTTATCTTTAGAGACACTTAAAATTTCTTTACAGGATACTGAACTTGATGAATATAATCGAATCAGACAAGCATTAAAAATGATAGAGCAAGGTACTTATGGTATCTGTATAGATTGTGATCAGCCAATTTCTGAAAAACGATTAAAATTATATCCTAATGCGACTCGATGCCTTGTTTGTCAGGAAATTTTAGAAGAAAGACGGCACGAAGTTTTATAA
- the rpsI gene encoding 30S ribosomal protein S9, with product MKTEKTVKKTTKAKSEKRLPLAHSVGRRKTATARIWLRQGSGSIVVNGKKYTDYFDTEVARLEAARAFQVIPAAASYDVEVLVRGGGLKGQAGAVKLGVARALLSIHEGMRPTLREHDLLTVDSRQKERKKYGQRGARRKFQFVKR from the coding sequence ATGAAAACTGAAAAAACAGTAAAAAAGACAACAAAAGCAAAAAGTGAGAAGAGGCTTCCTTTGGCGCATAGCGTTGGCCGAAGAAAAACAGCAACTGCTCGTATTTGGTTACGTCAGGGATCTGGTAGCATTGTAGTAAATGGAAAAAAGTATACTGATTATTTTGATACCGAAGTAGCTCGCTTAGAAGCCGCTCGTGCATTCCAAGTGATACCTGCAGCAGCAAGCTATGATGTTGAAGTATTAGTACGAGGTGGTGGCCTTAAAGGGCAAGCTGGCGCAGTAAAGCTTGGTGTAGCTCGCGCATTGCTTTCAATTCATGAAGGAATGCGGCCTACTTTACGTGAGCATGATTTGCTTACGGTTGATTCTCGTCAAAAAGAACGAAAAAAATATGGACAACGTGGTGCGCGTCGTAAATTCCAATTTGTGAAGCGTTAA
- the glmS gene encoding glutamine--fructose-6-phosphate transaminase (isomerizing), with translation MCGVVGYIGKQSSRAIVIEGLQRLEYRGYDSAGFACLNNQKISCLKATGQLANLIHKLEEESIDGLVGIGHTRWATHGAISDSNAHPQFDCKKNIAVVHNGIIENYNHIKQKLMATGHEFISQTDTEVIAHLFEAINQETLLEDIQTIITQLSGAYACMVINIQIPDTIIAIRKGSPLCIGVGENEKFIGSDPFAFARYTNKVIFLPDESIALIEKDAVSIYHFNGQKITMPITQVDIDWRDNEKNGYDHYMLKEIHEQKSSIHATLSYCRSLGAEKIWDQLQISRDKIKNLRSLCLIGCGTSWHAGRIAQFFFEQICQIPTRVLLASECRYIPFFPEENSVYIGISQSGETADTLECLRLINSFDLITLSVTNVSSSTMARETNGFLLTKAGQEIAVASTKAFSTQLVVLYWLAHYIALEKNLITSDQVNKAYDDLLITAEILESTIEKYKYIIENKLAPYYAQFKRFIFLGRHISYPFAMEAALKLKEISYIFSQCYPAGELKHGPIALLDKETPVVLFSNLEDHIYQKVLSNAQEVKARDAHIIAFVFEGQEELQNLADFSFVIPRVNPLLAPLAMTGLMQFWVYQIAKELGCPIDKPRNLAKSVTVE, from the coding sequence ATGTGTGGAGTAGTTGGTTACATTGGGAAACAAAGTAGTAGAGCTATAGTTATTGAGGGCCTGCAGCGTTTGGAATATCGAGGATATGATTCTGCAGGTTTTGCTTGTTTAAATAATCAAAAAATTTCCTGTCTTAAAGCAACTGGTCAATTGGCTAATCTTATTCATAAGCTTGAAGAGGAATCAATAGATGGTCTGGTTGGCATAGGGCATACGCGTTGGGCTACGCATGGAGCTATATCTGATTCAAACGCTCACCCACAATTCGATTGTAAAAAAAATATTGCAGTAGTGCACAATGGCATTATTGAAAATTATAATCATATCAAACAAAAATTAATGGCTACAGGACACGAGTTTATTTCACAAACTGATACAGAAGTTATTGCGCATCTTTTTGAAGCTATTAATCAAGAAACCTTATTAGAAGATATACAAACTATTATTACGCAATTAAGTGGTGCATACGCTTGTATGGTAATAAATATTCAAATACCTGATACTATTATTGCCATTAGAAAGGGATCGCCCTTATGTATTGGGGTAGGTGAAAACGAGAAATTTATTGGATCTGACCCTTTTGCTTTTGCGCGATATACCAATAAAGTAATTTTTTTGCCAGATGAAAGTATTGCATTGATCGAAAAAGATGCCGTATCTATTTATCACTTTAATGGGCAAAAAATTACTATGCCAATAACACAGGTTGATATAGATTGGCGTGACAATGAAAAGAATGGGTACGATCATTATATGCTCAAAGAAATTCATGAGCAAAAATCGAGTATTCATGCGACCTTATCATATTGCCGTTCGCTTGGTGCAGAAAAAATATGGGATCAGTTACAAATATCGCGTGATAAAATAAAAAATTTACGTTCTTTATGTTTGATTGGTTGTGGTACTTCTTGGCATGCGGGCCGAATAGCGCAATTTTTTTTCGAACAAATATGTCAAATTCCTACACGTGTTTTACTTGCCTCTGAGTGCCGTTATATACCATTTTTTCCGGAAGAAAATAGTGTCTATATTGGTATATCCCAATCGGGAGAGACCGCAGATACATTAGAATGTTTGCGATTAATAAATAGCTTTGATTTAATAACTTTAAGTGTAACGAATGTTTCTTCAAGTACGATGGCTCGTGAAACGAATGGTTTTTTACTCACAAAAGCGGGACAAGAAATTGCGGTAGCATCAACAAAAGCATTTAGTACTCAATTAGTTGTTTTGTATTGGTTAGCCCATTATATTGCACTAGAAAAAAATTTAATAACATCAGATCAAGTAAATAAAGCATATGATGATCTATTAATAACGGCAGAAATATTAGAAAGCACGATTGAGAAATATAAATATATTATCGAAAATAAACTTGCTCCTTATTATGCGCAATTCAAGCGATTTATCTTTCTTGGTCGCCATATTAGTTATCCTTTTGCTATGGAAGCAGCATTAAAGTTAAAAGAAATATCATATATTTTTTCACAATGTTATCCGGCGGGAGAGCTAAAGCATGGGCCAATTGCTTTACTTGATAAAGAAACGCCTGTTGTGCTTTTTTCTAATTTAGAAGATCATATTTATCAAAAAGTTTTATCGAATGCACAAGAAGTAAAAGCACGTGATGCGCATATCATTGCATTTGTATTTGAAGGGCAAGAAGAATTGCAAAATTTAGCTGATTTTTCATTTGTAATACCACGTGTTAATCCATTATTGGCTCCATTAGCTATGACTGGTTTAATGCAATTTTGGGTATATCAAATTGCAAAAGAACTTGGATGTCCTATTGATAAGCCAAGAAATTTAGCAAAATCAGTTACGGTTGAGTAG
- a CDS encoding ATP-grasp domain-containing protein, producing the protein MKKKILFLNGSLRDYRELAKKFIQDNYTIIFEQTSNKLFEHLCNQHSLQEVDSLIHRFIKDFSDLCIQENIAGIVSKADYPTNILKVALTEALQLPGPSLQTVLSLEHKFSARLIQKEHVPEAVPFFMLINPDVFDLNTNSIEFPCMVKPVKSSFSRNVHIVSNVDELAYSLKNARFPISFLHPFNFFLSKYLTLSEYDGSHLIAESLLTGYQITVEGFVYKGKITILGIVDSIMYPGTISFERFEYPSSLEHPVQDRMCALVSRLMQHIDFDNSLFNVECVYNPSMDQIHIIEINPRISSQFADLFERVDGINTYRILLDLAVGRKPEVKRKEGQFNIAASCVLRLFEDQFVEKIPSKSNLKYLVDLFPDMHVEIYAKEGKKLSAVDELQDGKSFRYGIINLGAFDHEDLMIKFHTAEKILDFKFKSI; encoded by the coding sequence TTGAAGAAAAAGATTCTTTTTTTAAATGGATCTTTACGCGATTATCGAGAACTTGCAAAAAAATTTATTCAAGATAACTATACCATTATTTTTGAGCAAACAAGCAATAAGCTTTTTGAACATTTATGCAATCAACATTCTTTACAAGAAGTTGATTCATTAATACATAGATTCATAAAAGATTTTAGTGATTTATGCATACAAGAAAATATTGCTGGCATTGTGAGCAAAGCGGATTATCCTACCAATATTTTGAAAGTTGCATTAACTGAAGCGTTGCAATTACCAGGGCCCTCATTGCAAACGGTACTTTCATTGGAACATAAATTTTCTGCCAGGTTGATTCAAAAAGAACATGTACCAGAAGCGGTGCCCTTTTTTATGTTAATTAATCCTGATGTATTTGATTTAAATACAAATTCGATAGAATTTCCATGCATGGTAAAACCAGTAAAATCTTCTTTTAGTCGGAATGTACATATTGTTTCCAATGTAGATGAGCTTGCCTATTCTTTAAAAAATGCGCGCTTTCCTATTTCATTTCTTCATCCGTTTAATTTTTTTTTAAGTAAATATCTTACTTTATCAGAGTATGATGGATCTCATCTTATTGCTGAATCGTTATTAACTGGTTACCAAATAACGGTTGAAGGATTTGTGTATAAGGGCAAAATCACTATTTTGGGAATTGTTGATTCAATAATGTATCCTGGTACTATTTCATTTGAACGATTTGAATATCCATCTTCACTTGAACATCCAGTGCAAGACCGTATGTGTGCATTAGTAAGTAGATTAATGCAGCATATTGATTTTGATAATTCACTATTTAATGTTGAATGTGTGTATAATCCTTCTATGGATCAAATACATATTATTGAAATTAATCCTCGTATTAGTTCACAATTTGCCGATCTTTTTGAACGAGTAGATGGAATAAATACCTATCGTATTTTACTTGATTTAGCGGTAGGCAGAAAACCAGAAGTAAAAAGAAAAGAAGGCCAATTTAATATAGCAGCAAGCTGTGTGTTACGATTATTTGAAGATCAATTTGTAGAAAAAATTCCTTCAAAAAGTAATTTAAAATATTTAGTAGATTTATTTCCGGATATGCATGTTGAAATTTATGCCAAAGAAGGTAAAAAATTATCTGCGGTAGATGAATTACAAGATGGTAAAAGCTTTCGTTATGGCATTATAAATCTTGGTGCATTTGATCATGAAGATTTAATGATTAAATTTCATACTGCTGAAAAAATACTCGATTTTAAGTTTAAATCGATTTAG
- a CDS encoding S41 family peptidase encodes MNKNLLSVIGIASIFFLLFLPQQPTADQTQSPINFDKGIYEWSKTMAEAFHLVHTKHYQLTDPSKPMVNAIVAFTKSLDPHSAFLDKKSYEDIIQSTKGELCGIGIIVDNTMETDDEFLRIIDTIPTGPADKVNIKAEDKIIEIDNQPVRGMTLEEAIGKLKGKCNTTVNVKIQRSDTTRHLDFTITRDIVKEPNALCYYLKDHNAYYLCLNMFTENSIRQVEELLKKIQNQQSKGLILDLRNNSGGLLNAVVDIAGLFLDKDSLVVTTKGRDDKEIDRYATSKEPVLTNRSTPIFILVNNYTASAAEILAGCLQIHADSNKGNCHPFVFIVGDITFGKGSVQEIIPVSNDCAMKLSIALYYLPNGQSIQGIGIIPDFAIAAKMPPSQEAMWFNNTFGRESALKNAIKLDQENANPMAKNQQKVKKDPEKSWYEKKQDIISTDYLILSTLRLLEMLDMAKKAFPEKVKTRKEAITLLERLYTPKDRVYIEEITI; translated from the coding sequence ATGAATAAAAATTTATTATCTGTTATCGGTATCGCAAGCATTTTCTTTCTTCTTTTTCTTCCTCAACAACCCACGGCTGATCAAACACAATCACCAATAAATTTTGATAAAGGAATTTATGAATGGTCAAAAACAATGGCTGAAGCATTTCATTTAGTACATACAAAGCATTATCAGCTTACAGATCCATCTAAACCTATGGTTAATGCCATTGTAGCTTTTACTAAAAGCCTTGACCCGCATTCTGCTTTTCTAGATAAAAAATCGTATGAAGATATTATTCAGTCTACTAAAGGAGAACTTTGTGGAATTGGGATAATAGTGGATAACACCATGGAAACCGATGATGAATTTTTACGTATCATTGATACTATTCCTACTGGGCCCGCAGACAAAGTTAATATCAAAGCAGAAGATAAAATTATTGAAATTGATAATCAACCAGTCAGAGGCATGACACTTGAGGAAGCAATTGGTAAATTAAAAGGCAAATGCAATACTACTGTTAATGTAAAAATTCAGCGCAGCGATACTACTCGTCATCTTGATTTTACTATAACACGCGATATCGTAAAAGAACCCAATGCACTCTGTTATTATCTTAAAGATCATAATGCTTATTACCTTTGCTTGAATATGTTTACCGAAAATTCCATTCGCCAAGTTGAAGAATTACTTAAAAAAATTCAAAATCAACAGTCTAAAGGGCTTATACTTGATTTACGTAATAATTCTGGCGGTTTATTAAATGCCGTTGTTGATATTGCAGGACTTTTTTTAGATAAGGATAGCTTAGTAGTAACTACCAAAGGACGCGATGATAAAGAAATAGATCGCTATGCCACTTCCAAAGAACCTGTTTTGACTAATCGCTCAACACCAATTTTTATTTTAGTAAATAACTATACAGCCTCAGCTGCCGAAATTTTAGCGGGCTGTTTGCAAATCCATGCGGATTCTAATAAAGGAAACTGCCATCCTTTTGTATTCATTGTAGGTGATATAACTTTTGGCAAAGGCTCAGTACAAGAAATTATTCCAGTGAGCAATGATTGTGCCATGAAACTTAGCATAGCGTTGTATTATCTTCCGAATGGTCAATCAATTCAAGGCATAGGGATCATTCCTGATTTTGCTATTGCAGCAAAAATGCCGCCCTCTCAAGAAGCTATGTGGTTTAATAACACTTTTGGACGGGAAAGCGCTCTTAAAAATGCCATCAAATTAGACCAAGAAAATGCTAATCCTATGGCTAAAAATCAACAAAAAGTCAAAAAAGACCCTGAAAAATCATGGTATGAAAAAAAACAAGATATCATTTCTACCGATTATTTAATTTTGAGTACTTTACGTTTATTGGAAATGCTCGATATGGCAAAAAAAGCTTTTCCTGAGAAGGTTAAAACGAGAAAAGAAGCAATAACACTTCTAGAGAGGCTTTATACGCCAAAAGATAGAGTTTATATTGAAGAAATAACTATTTAA
- a CDS encoding histone deacetylase: MSKVNTFKSLIFLIIFSSFQAQSAEPSNHFQYVKQKAIHTFVGFWQMINFSWLSKKVNDSKDQPKNKIPIVYHPDYNIGFFGLENIHPFESKKYGKVFKHLCKQLKLTENQFYKPEIPVSDEDLAKVHTPEYLESLNSSLTLAEITEISVLKYVPNFLLKNRLLYPMRLATQGTIDAAQLALKHGWAINLSGGYHHAKAKSGGGFCVYADIPLAIKKLREKNGNLTVLYIDLDAHQGNGVESILKKDKNIYFIDFFNEFNYPYEYKLPTRISAKPSLNDLYCSKHLKYAYDRDDFKMIMHQESQKSCPDCNKKYLSSLKKILPNALEEFKKIHGKNPDIIFYNAGTDCFEEDPLGMLKLSKQGIIDRDEFVFKQAKSNNIPLCMTLSGGYTQKSASIIGESIKNLFNKKLLTRNS; the protein is encoded by the coding sequence ATGAGCAAAGTAAATACATTTAAATCTTTAATTTTTTTAATTATTTTTAGTAGTTTTCAAGCACAATCAGCGGAACCATCAAATCACTTTCAATACGTTAAACAAAAAGCAATACATACTTTTGTTGGGTTTTGGCAAATGATAAATTTCTCTTGGCTTTCTAAAAAAGTAAATGATTCTAAAGATCAACCAAAAAATAAAATACCAATCGTATATCATCCCGATTATAATATAGGTTTTTTTGGCCTTGAGAACATACATCCTTTTGAATCCAAAAAATATGGTAAAGTTTTTAAGCATTTATGCAAACAATTAAAGCTTACTGAAAATCAATTTTATAAACCAGAAATCCCTGTATCTGACGAGGATTTAGCAAAAGTACATACTCCTGAATATTTAGAGTCATTAAATTCTTCATTAACTCTGGCTGAAATTACTGAGATTTCTGTATTAAAATATGTGCCTAATTTTTTACTCAAAAATAGATTACTTTACCCCATGCGGTTGGCAACGCAAGGAACTATTGATGCAGCGCAGTTGGCTTTAAAACATGGATGGGCAATTAATCTTAGTGGTGGCTATCACCATGCTAAAGCAAAATCAGGTGGGGGCTTTTGTGTATATGCTGATATTCCATTAGCAATCAAAAAACTTCGAGAAAAAAATGGAAATTTAACAGTGCTTTATATTGATTTAGATGCCCATCAAGGTAATGGCGTAGAATCGATATTAAAGAAAGATAAGAATATATATTTCATCGATTTTTTTAATGAATTTAATTATCCCTATGAATATAAACTACCCACTCGAATTAGCGCAAAACCTTCTTTAAATGATTTGTATTGCTCAAAACATCTTAAATATGCTTATGATCGCGATGATTTTAAAATGATCATGCATCAAGAATCTCAGAAATCTTGTCCAGATTGTAATAAGAAATATCTATCTAGTTTGAAAAAAATATTGCCTAATGCACTGGAAGAATTTAAAAAAATTCATGGAAAAAATCCAGATATAATCTTTTACAATGCTGGTACGGATTGCTTTGAAGAAGATCCTTTAGGCATGTTAAAATTAAGCAAACAAGGAATTATTGACCGCGATGAATTTGTGTTCAAGCAGGCAAAAAGTAATAATATACCACTTTGCATGACGCTCTCAGGTGGTTATACGCAAAAAAGTGCTTCAATAATCGGTGAATCAATTAAAAATCTTTTTAATAAAAAACTCTTAACGCGCAATTCATAG
- the rapZ gene encoding RNase adapter RapZ, protein MNEKKIEIVVVTGYSGAGKSTVLRVLEDVGFFCVDNLPSALLRSFFQLIDNTQIVAHSFGLGLDIRSGDSIEELVVALKEYAELTHYSIKIIFLTANNHVILKRFQETRRNHPLGSIMQIDAAIDYEKGKLAPLLEIADKAIATDQLTSQQLRQLIRALFVESSQSNLVVNLMSFGFKYGMPNDCNFVYDVRSLPNPYFIPALRSFNGTQEPIQEYLFAQQVVQEYWQKLIEFFRYTIEKSDHEGRCFITIAIGCTGGRHRSVAFIHKLSAQEIDKVKFIVTHRDIDRDHY, encoded by the coding sequence ATGAATGAAAAAAAAATAGAAATAGTGGTAGTAACTGGTTACTCGGGAGCTGGCAAAAGTACCGTGCTTCGTGTTTTGGAAGATGTTGGATTTTTTTGTGTTGATAATTTGCCTAGTGCTTTATTACGTTCTTTTTTTCAATTAATTGATAACACACAAATTGTGGCACATAGTTTTGGATTAGGCCTTGATATTCGCAGTGGTGATTCTATTGAAGAGTTAGTTGTAGCGTTAAAAGAGTATGCTGAGTTAACTCATTATTCAATAAAAATTATATTTTTAACGGCTAATAATCACGTTATATTAAAACGTTTTCAAGAAACGCGTCGCAATCATCCTTTGGGTTCAATAATGCAAATCGATGCGGCGATAGATTATGAAAAAGGAAAACTAGCGCCTTTGCTTGAAATAGCTGATAAAGCAATTGCCACTGATCAATTAACTAGTCAACAATTACGGCAATTGATACGTGCTTTATTTGTAGAATCTTCGCAGAGCAATTTAGTGGTGAACTTGATGTCTTTTGGTTTTAAATATGGAATGCCAAATGATTGTAATTTTGTGTATGATGTGCGTTCATTACCAAATCCTTATTTTATTCCTGCGCTGCGATCTTTTAATGGCACACAAGAACCCATTCAAGAATATTTATTTGCTCAGCAGGTGGTACAAGAATATTGGCAAAAATTAATTGAATTTTTTCGATATACTATAGAAAAATCTGATCATGAAGGAAGGTGTTTTATTACGATTGCCATTGGTTGTACCGGTGGGCGGCATAGATCAGTTGCCTTCATACATAAACTCAGTGCACAGGAAATAGATAAAGTAAAATTTATTGTAACTCATAGAGATATTGATCGAGACCATTATTAA
- a CDS encoding septum formation initiator family protein has protein sequence MKLIMRNIFFSLELITILFFYFFGTHGLPVLFRTKQENKQVEQEIRQLQEEIVNLEQLIYAWKKYPFYKEKIAREQLQMACADENIYIISKH, from the coding sequence ATGAAGTTAATAATGAGAAATATTTTTTTTAGTCTTGAGTTGATAACTATTTTATTTTTTTATTTTTTTGGTACACATGGATTACCGGTGCTTTTTCGTACAAAGCAAGAAAATAAACAAGTTGAGCAAGAAATTAGACAATTGCAAGAAGAAATTGTTAATTTAGAACAATTAATTTATGCATGGAAAAAATACCCATTTTATAAAGAAAAAATTGCGCGCGAACAATTACAAATGGCTTGTGCCGATGAAAATATTTATATAATATCGAAACATTAA